In one window of Vespa crabro chromosome 6, iyVesCrab1.2, whole genome shotgun sequence DNA:
- the LOC124424991 gene encoding annulin isoform X2 codes for MKKCCSCFTGFKAVFQPQDSGTVLKPICTKPECMPRPPNASESGEHFNVPILTIRHVDPCIEENGNDHKTLRYELMTRHGDEARLVVRRGQPFYLHLTLSRDYDPSIDGISLIFTVDGVEQPQYGHGTLVATPVLEPGEYSEASWQTTIDAIEPAFIRLKITPSPKAIVGKWKMDIDTKNRESEGAVSYTMDHPFYIIFNPWCEDDTVYMEDEARKQEYVMADDGLIWRGSYNRLRPTVWKYSQFERDILDCALHLVINVGKVRINGRNDPVVVSRILSAAVNSPDDNGAVMGNWSDDYEGGTPPTKWMGSQKILQQYYKTKKPVKYGQCWVFSGVLATVCRTLGIPCRVVTNYSSAHDTQSSLTVDYFVDAEGKIMEELNSDSIWNFHVWNEVWMKRLDLSPDCDGWQAIDATPQELSENGYRCGPASVAAVKNGEVLRPYDNAFLFAEVNADKIFWRYNGPTQPLKLIRKDIYGIGQLISTKAVGRWSREDITHTYKYPEKSDEERAAMIKALRQSESLFSRYYLNEEFNDIMFTFELRDDIIIGQPFSVVLLIKNRSPYQQYEVSILLRVETVLYTGRVGNPVKKAQIERLVKPGVLEDVRMDVSWEEYGPRLLDQCAFNIACLATVKDTNFEYFAQDDFRVRKPDIKIELLDEPIVGETLNATARFRNPLPIQLRKGRFLIEGPGLEQQLKIKLSEPVEVDADAECSFSMTPKQEGRATIAAKFYSKELEDVDGFVNFMVKSTKEPLANDD; via the exons ggGAACATTTTAACGTGCCGATCTTGACGATTCGTCACGTCGATCCTTGCATAGAAGAGAATGGAAACGATCACAAAACTTTGAGATACGAACTGATGACGCGCCACGGGGACGAAGCGAGACTCGTCGTCAGGCGCGGTCAACCCTTTTACTTGCATTTGACATTATCGAGGGACTACGATCCTAGCATAGACGGTATTTCTCTAATTTTTACCGTAGACGGTGTGGAACAGCCTCAATACGGTCATGGGACCCTCGTCGCTACTCCCGTTCTCGAGCCAGGAGAATATTCCGAAGCTTCCTGGCAAACCACCATCGACGCGATAGAGCCGGCCTTTATACGGCTTAAG ATCACACCTTCGCCGAAAGCCATCGTTGGCAAATGGAAGATGGATATCGATACTAAAAATAGAGAATCGGAAGGTGCGGTGAGCTACACGATGGACCATcccttttacattattttcaatcCGTGGTGCGAAG ACGATACGGTTTACATGGAGGACGAAGCACGAAAACAAGAGTACGTTATGGCCGACGACGGTTTGATATGGCGCGGTAGTTACAATCGTTTGAGACCAACCGTATGGAAATACTCGCAATTCGAACGCGATATATTGGATTGCGCTTTGCATCTTGTGATAAACGTCGGAAAGGTTCGAATTAACGGACGAAACGATCCCGTCGTAGTGTCTCGCATTCTATCGGCAGCT GTAAATTCGCCGGATGATAACGGAGCCGTGATGGGTAATTGGTCGGACGATTACGAGGGTGGAACGCCACCGACGAAATGGATGGGCTCGCAAAAGATCCTTCAGCAGTATTACAAGACGAAGAAGCCCGTTAAATATGGCCAGTGTTGGGTATTTTCCGGAGTATTAGCCACCGTTTGCCGTACTCTTGGTATACCCTGCCGAGTGGTAACCAATTATTCCAGCGCCCACGACACTCAGAGTAGCTTGACGGTCGATTATTTCGTCGACGCGGAGGGCAAAATTATGGAGGAACTTAACAGCGACTCGATATG GAACTTTCACGTCTGGAACGAGGTATGGATGAAGCGTTTGGACTTATCTCCCGATTGCGACGGTTGGCAAGCTATCGACGCGACTCCTCAGGAATTGAGCGAGAACGGTTACCGTTGCGGCCCGGCATCCGTGGCTGCCGTAAAGAACGGCGAGGTCTTACGTCCTTACGACAATGCCTTCTTATTCGCCGAGGTCAATgccgataaaatattttggcGATACAACGGTCCGACTCAGCCTTTGAAGTTGATACGAAAGGACATTTATGG AATCGGTCAGCTGATAAGTACGAAGGCGGTTGGTCGGTGGTCCAGGGAAGATATCACGCACACCTACAAATATCCTGAAA AATCGGACGAAGAACGGGCTGCCATGATCAAGGCGTTGCGCCAGAGCGAATCGCTCTTTAGTCGTTACTATCTCAACGAGGAGTTCAATGACATCATGTTCACTTTCGAACTTCGCGACGATATTATAATAGGACAACCGTTCAG CGTCGTCCTTTTGATCAAGAACCGAAGTCCTTACCAACAATACGAGGTGTCGATTTTATTGAGGGTCGAAACGGTTCTTTATACCGGTCGCGTTGGTAATCCGGTAAAGAAAGCGCAGATCGAACGTTTGGTCAAACCTGGTGTCCTCGAAGACGTACGCATGGATGTCTCCTGGGAAGAATATGGTCCACGACTTTTGGATCAATGTGCCTTCAATATCGCTTGTCTGGCTACGGTAAAAGATACCAACTTTGAGTATTTCGCCCAGGATGATTTTCGCGTGAGAAAGCCAGACATAAAGATCGAG TTGTTGGACGAACCGATAGTAGGCGAGACGCTCAATGCAACGGCAAGGTTCAGAAATCCATTGCCGATACAGCTGAGAAAGGGAAGATTTTTGATCGAAGGGCCTGGCTTGGAGCagcaattgaaaataaaattatccgAGCCCGTAGAAGTCGATGCCGATGCGGAATGTTCGTTCTCCATGACGCCAAAGCAGGAAGGAAGGGCAACGATCGCCGCTAAATTCTATTCTAAGGAGCTGGAGGACGTTGATGGATTCGTCAACTTCATGGTAAAGTCTACGAAGGAGCCTCTGGCCAACGACGATTGA
- the LOC124424999 gene encoding T-box transcription factor TBX20-like, with protein MPAKGERGKATDFSIAAIMAPRGPSFGHYHLQGIGNAATGLECPTAKGFVAGSTLDHRARTSPVNIVATATVVTDDEALLVEEEVETCEGESEGTEKSTNEEDEEVDVDVDVEECSSVEDGPVHGLPDDLSTGSSSSSSRKYDGANGVPGCNEHHERKHRLRTSCNSDELRDVECQLETKDLWDKFNELGTEMIITKTGRRMFPTCRVSFRGLKTEGRYAVLMDIAPVDNKRYRYAYHRSCWLVAGKADPPAPPRLYVHPDSPFTGDQLAKQVVSFEKVKLTNNDMDKHGQIVLNSMHKYQPRIHLVRCKQTDDNNLQINDLRKEEHKTFIFPEAIFTAVTAYQNQLITKLKIDSNPFAKGFRDSSRLTDFDRDPMELMEQQLVRCGVPPVRLYEHLAISSPAAAAAAAAAAAAAAAAALGAQQQQQHQHQQHQHQHQHQQQAQENGGHATAAALAPWLTAAAGASTALLYGAAVGQTHPASRAATGSPSPYHPAAASTFPYPTALGWSWQPPPVAIISRRTSPPSATLRYAPYPHPSGTPPPTTLRARPSTPN; from the exons ATGCCTGCGAAGGGGGAGAGGGGTAAGGCGACGGACTTTAGCATCGCGGCCATCATGGCGCCCAGGGGTCCGTCCTTCGGGCATTACCACCTGCAGGGCATCGGCAACGCCGCCACCGGCCTCGAGTGTCCTACCGCTAAAGGATTCGTCGCTGGATCGACCCTCGATCATC GCGCGAGAACATCGCCGGTTAACATCGTAGCGACTGCCACCGTGGTGACCGACGACGAGGCCCTGTTGGTCGAGGAGGAGGTCGAGACGTGCGAGGGCGAGAGCGAAGGAACGGAAAAGTCGACCAacgaggaggacgaggaggtcGACGTGGACGTCGACGTCGAGGAGTGTAGCAGCGTCGAGGACGGACCCGTTCACGGGCTTCCGGACGATCTCAGTACCggctcttcctcctcctcgtcgaGGAAATACGACGGGGCTAATGGCGTGCCCGGGTGCAACGAGCATCACGAGAGAAAGCACAGACTGAGGACGAGCTGCAACTCCGACGAGCTCCGGGACGTCGAGTGTCAGCTCGAGACCAAGGATTTGTGGGATAAGTTCAACGAACTCGGGACGGAGATGATCATCACCAAGACCGGACG CCGGATGTTTCCCACCTGTCGCGTCTCCTTTCGAGGATTGAAGACGGAAGGTCGTTATGCGGTACTGATGGACATAGCACCGGTCGACAATAAGAGATATCGATACGCCTATCACAGAAGCTGTTGGCTCGTGGCCGGGAAGGCCGATCCACCGGCGCCACCTCGTCTCTACGTTCATCCGGATTCACCGTTCACCGGGGATCAACTCGCGAAGCAAGTGGTCTCCTTCGAGAAGGTTAAGCTGACCAACAACGACATGGACAAGCACGGCCAG ATCGTATTGAACTCAATGCACAAGTATCAACCCAGAATACATTTGGTGAGATGCAAGCAAACGGACGACAACAATCTCCAGATCAATGATCTTCGAAAAGAAGAACACAAAACGTTTATTTTCCCTGAGGCGATCTTCACCGCGGTCACAGCCTACCAAAATCAGCTG ATCACGAAGCTGAAGATCGACAGTAATCCGTTCGCGAAGGGTTTCAGAGACTCCTCGAGGTTGACGGATTTCGATCG AGATCCTATGGAGCTGATGGAGCAACAGCTGGTGAGATGCGGAGTACCACCGGTGAGATTGTACGAGCATCTCGCGATATCTTCGCCGGCAGCAGCGGCAGCGGCGGCGGCCGCGGCGGCCGCCGCCGCTGCCGCTGCCCTCGGTGcccaacagcagcaacagcatcagcatcagcaGCATCAGCACCAGCATCAACACCAGCAGCAGGCGCAGGAGAACGGAGGACACGCGACGGCCGCGGCTTTGGCACCGTGGCTGACGGCGGCAGCGGGTGCTTCTACGGCCCTACTTTACGGCGCTGCCGTCGGACAGACGCACCCTGCGAGCAGAGCTGCCACCGGCTCACCCTCTCCCTATCATCCCGCGGCGGCCTCGACTTTTCCCTACCCGACTGCCCTAGGCTGGTCGTGGCAACCGCCACCGGTCGCGATCATCTCCCGACGGACCTCGCCACCCTCTGCTACCCTCAGGTACGCGCCCTATCCTCATCCCAGCGGTACGCCACCGCCTACGACCCTACGCGCACGCCCGTCCACCCCCAATTAG
- the LOC124424991 gene encoding annulin isoform X1, translating into MDSVRRIFTRRLPSEPIPNRRRMFYRFYDRYRIFNDRHFRPFPFRFHWEHFNVPILTIRHVDPCIEENGNDHKTLRYELMTRHGDEARLVVRRGQPFYLHLTLSRDYDPSIDGISLIFTVDGVEQPQYGHGTLVATPVLEPGEYSEASWQTTIDAIEPAFIRLKITPSPKAIVGKWKMDIDTKNRESEGAVSYTMDHPFYIIFNPWCEDDTVYMEDEARKQEYVMADDGLIWRGSYNRLRPTVWKYSQFERDILDCALHLVINVGKVRINGRNDPVVVSRILSAAVNSPDDNGAVMGNWSDDYEGGTPPTKWMGSQKILQQYYKTKKPVKYGQCWVFSGVLATVCRTLGIPCRVVTNYSSAHDTQSSLTVDYFVDAEGKIMEELNSDSIWNFHVWNEVWMKRLDLSPDCDGWQAIDATPQELSENGYRCGPASVAAVKNGEVLRPYDNAFLFAEVNADKIFWRYNGPTQPLKLIRKDIYGIGQLISTKAVGRWSREDITHTYKYPEKSDEERAAMIKALRQSESLFSRYYLNEEFNDIMFTFELRDDIIIGQPFSVVLLIKNRSPYQQYEVSILLRVETVLYTGRVGNPVKKAQIERLVKPGVLEDVRMDVSWEEYGPRLLDQCAFNIACLATVKDTNFEYFAQDDFRVRKPDIKIELLDEPIVGETLNATARFRNPLPIQLRKGRFLIEGPGLEQQLKIKLSEPVEVDADAECSFSMTPKQEGRATIAAKFYSKELEDVDGFVNFMVKSTKEPLANDD; encoded by the exons ATGGATTCGGTTAGGCGCATCTTTACGAGACGTCTACCATCCGAACCGATTCCCAATCGTCGCAGAATGTTTTACAGATTTTACGATCGTTACCGTATATTCAACGATCGACACTTCAGACCGTTTCCCTTTAGATTTCATT ggGAACATTTTAACGTGCCGATCTTGACGATTCGTCACGTCGATCCTTGCATAGAAGAGAATGGAAACGATCACAAAACTTTGAGATACGAACTGATGACGCGCCACGGGGACGAAGCGAGACTCGTCGTCAGGCGCGGTCAACCCTTTTACTTGCATTTGACATTATCGAGGGACTACGATCCTAGCATAGACGGTATTTCTCTAATTTTTACCGTAGACGGTGTGGAACAGCCTCAATACGGTCATGGGACCCTCGTCGCTACTCCCGTTCTCGAGCCAGGAGAATATTCCGAAGCTTCCTGGCAAACCACCATCGACGCGATAGAGCCGGCCTTTATACGGCTTAAG ATCACACCTTCGCCGAAAGCCATCGTTGGCAAATGGAAGATGGATATCGATACTAAAAATAGAGAATCGGAAGGTGCGGTGAGCTACACGATGGACCATcccttttacattattttcaatcCGTGGTGCGAAG ACGATACGGTTTACATGGAGGACGAAGCACGAAAACAAGAGTACGTTATGGCCGACGACGGTTTGATATGGCGCGGTAGTTACAATCGTTTGAGACCAACCGTATGGAAATACTCGCAATTCGAACGCGATATATTGGATTGCGCTTTGCATCTTGTGATAAACGTCGGAAAGGTTCGAATTAACGGACGAAACGATCCCGTCGTAGTGTCTCGCATTCTATCGGCAGCT GTAAATTCGCCGGATGATAACGGAGCCGTGATGGGTAATTGGTCGGACGATTACGAGGGTGGAACGCCACCGACGAAATGGATGGGCTCGCAAAAGATCCTTCAGCAGTATTACAAGACGAAGAAGCCCGTTAAATATGGCCAGTGTTGGGTATTTTCCGGAGTATTAGCCACCGTTTGCCGTACTCTTGGTATACCCTGCCGAGTGGTAACCAATTATTCCAGCGCCCACGACACTCAGAGTAGCTTGACGGTCGATTATTTCGTCGACGCGGAGGGCAAAATTATGGAGGAACTTAACAGCGACTCGATATG GAACTTTCACGTCTGGAACGAGGTATGGATGAAGCGTTTGGACTTATCTCCCGATTGCGACGGTTGGCAAGCTATCGACGCGACTCCTCAGGAATTGAGCGAGAACGGTTACCGTTGCGGCCCGGCATCCGTGGCTGCCGTAAAGAACGGCGAGGTCTTACGTCCTTACGACAATGCCTTCTTATTCGCCGAGGTCAATgccgataaaatattttggcGATACAACGGTCCGACTCAGCCTTTGAAGTTGATACGAAAGGACATTTATGG AATCGGTCAGCTGATAAGTACGAAGGCGGTTGGTCGGTGGTCCAGGGAAGATATCACGCACACCTACAAATATCCTGAAA AATCGGACGAAGAACGGGCTGCCATGATCAAGGCGTTGCGCCAGAGCGAATCGCTCTTTAGTCGTTACTATCTCAACGAGGAGTTCAATGACATCATGTTCACTTTCGAACTTCGCGACGATATTATAATAGGACAACCGTTCAG CGTCGTCCTTTTGATCAAGAACCGAAGTCCTTACCAACAATACGAGGTGTCGATTTTATTGAGGGTCGAAACGGTTCTTTATACCGGTCGCGTTGGTAATCCGGTAAAGAAAGCGCAGATCGAACGTTTGGTCAAACCTGGTGTCCTCGAAGACGTACGCATGGATGTCTCCTGGGAAGAATATGGTCCACGACTTTTGGATCAATGTGCCTTCAATATCGCTTGTCTGGCTACGGTAAAAGATACCAACTTTGAGTATTTCGCCCAGGATGATTTTCGCGTGAGAAAGCCAGACATAAAGATCGAG TTGTTGGACGAACCGATAGTAGGCGAGACGCTCAATGCAACGGCAAGGTTCAGAAATCCATTGCCGATACAGCTGAGAAAGGGAAGATTTTTGATCGAAGGGCCTGGCTTGGAGCagcaattgaaaataaaattatccgAGCCCGTAGAAGTCGATGCCGATGCGGAATGTTCGTTCTCCATGACGCCAAAGCAGGAAGGAAGGGCAACGATCGCCGCTAAATTCTATTCTAAGGAGCTGGAGGACGTTGATGGATTCGTCAACTTCATGGTAAAGTCTACGAAGGAGCCTCTGGCCAACGACGATTGA